A single genomic interval of Dromiciops gliroides isolate mDroGli1 chromosome 1, mDroGli1.pri, whole genome shotgun sequence harbors:
- the ZBTB7C gene encoding zinc finger and BTB domain-containing protein 7C, with the protein MALDENMANGIDELIGIPFPNHSSEVLCSLNEQRHDGLLCDVLLVVQEQEYRTHRSVLAACSKYFKKLFTAGTLADQPYVYEIDFVQPEALAAILEFAYTSTLTITASNVKHILNAAKMLEIQCIVNVCLEIMEPGGDGEEEDDKEDDDDEDEEDEEEDEEEEDEDDEDEDDETEDFADQENLPDAQDISCHQSPSRTDHLTEKAFADTPRDFSNPFQANGSPGHLGVIRDFSIESLLRENLYPKANIPDRRPALSPFSPGFFPHLWPGDFGAFAQLPEQPMDNGPLDLVIKKRKIKEEEKEELPPPPPPPFPGDFFKDVFADLPGGPLGPIKAETDYGAYLNFLSATHLGSIFPPWPLAEERKLKPKASQQCPICHKIIMGAGKLPRHMRTHTGEKPYMCNICEVRFTRQDKLKIHMRKHTGERPYLCIHCNAKFVHNYDLKNHMRIHTGVRPYQCEFCYKSFTRSDHLHRHIKRQSCRISRPRRGRKPAAWRAASLLFGPTPPTEEKAFMMPPALGEIGGHLGGAAMCLPGPSPPKHYLGAPKGTLSLQELERQFEETQMKLFGRAQLEAERNAGGLFAFALAENMAARPYFPLPDPWSAGLAGLTGLAGLNHMTSMSEANN; encoded by the exons GGCTCTGGATGAGAACATGGCCAATGGCATTGACGAACTGATCGGCATTCCCTTCCCCAACCACAGCAGTGAGGTCCTGTGTAGCCTGAATGAACAGCGGCATGACGGCCTGCTCTGTGATGTCCTGCTGGTGGTCCAGGAGCAGGAGTACCGGACCCACCGGTCAGTCCTAGCTGCCTGTAGCAAGTACTTCAAGAAGCTCTTCACCGCAGGTACTTTAGCTGACCAGCCTTATGTCTATGAGATTGACTTCGTCCAGCCAGAGGCGCTGGCCGCCATCCTGGAGTTTGCCTACACGTCCACCCTCACGATCACAGCCTCCAACGTCAAACACATCTTGAATGCTGCTAAAATGCTGGAGATCCAGTGCATCGTCAATGTGTGCCTGGAGATCATGGAGCCTGGAGGGGACGGGGAAGAGGAGGACGACAAGGAGGATGATGACGACGAGGacgaggaggatgaggaggaggatgaggaggaggaagatgaagacgacgaagatgaggatgatgagacAGAGGACTTTGCCGACCAGGAAAACCTGCCTGATGCCCAGGATATCAGCTGCCACCAAAGCCCTTCCAGGACAGACCACCTCACAGAGAAGGCCTTTGCAGACACTCCCAGGGACTTCTCCAACCCTTTCCAAGCTAACGGCAGCCCTGGTCATCTAGGGGTCATCCGTGATTTTTCCATTGAGTCTTTACTGAGAGAAAACCTCTACCCGAAAGCCAACATCCCTGACAGAAGGCCCGCCTTATCCCCCTTTTCCCCGGGCTTCTTTCCACACCTCTGGCCTGGAGATTTTGGTGCCTTTGCCCAGCTGCCTGAACAGCCCATGGACAATGGACCCCTGGATCTGGTCATCAAAAAACGGAAGatcaaggaggaggagaaggaggagctcCCGCCACCACCGCCGCCACCCTTCCCTGGTGACTTCTTCAAGGATGTGTTTGCCGACCTTCCTGGAGGACCCCTGGGACCCATAAAGGCCGAGACCGACTATGGCGCCTATCTCAACTTCCTGAGTGCCACGCACCTAGGCAGCATCTTTCCCCCATGGCCACTGGCGGAGGAACGGAAACTAAAGCCCAAGGCGTCCCAGCAGTGCCCCATCTGCCATAAGATCATCATGGGAGCCGGGAAGCTGCCACGGCACATGAGGACACACACAGGGGAGAAGCCGTACATGTGTAACATCTGTGAGGTTCGATTCACCAG GCAGGACAAGCTGAAAATTCACATGAGGAAGCACACAGGTGAGCGGCCTTACCTGTGCATCCACTGCAATGCCAAGTTTGTGCACAACTATGACCTCAAAAACCATATGCGCATTCACACAGGGGTCCGGCCTTACCAGTGTGAGTTCTGCTACAAGAGTTTCACCCGCTCAGACCACCTTCACCGCCACATCAAGCGCCAGAGCTGCCGGATATCCCGGCCCCGCAGAGGCCGCAAGCCCGCTGCGTGGAGGGCTGCCAGTCTTCTCTTTGGCCCTACTCCCCCAACGGAGGAAAAGGCCTTCATGATGCCGCCGGCCCTGGGGGAAATCGGTGGCCATCTAGGTGGGGCAGCCATGTGCCTGCCGGGCCCCAGCCCCCCCAAGCACTATCTGGGGGCCCCCAAGGGGACCCTCAGCCTGCAGGAGCTGGAACGACAGTTTGAAGAGACACAGATGAAGCTGTTTGGGAGGGCACAGCTGGAGGCAGAGAGGAATGCGGGGGGCCTCTTTGCCTTTGCCTTGGCAGAGAACATGGCTGCCCGACCCTACTTCCCCCTCCCAGACCCATGGAGTGCCGGGCTTGCCGGGCTCACAGGGCTGGCGGGACTCAACCACATGACCTCTATGTCCGAAGCAAACAACTAG